A single Lactuca sativa cultivar Salinas chromosome 8, Lsat_Salinas_v11, whole genome shotgun sequence DNA region contains:
- the LOC111904022 gene encoding gibberellin 20 oxidase 1 yields the protein MPSLHKEHINAQPKPLVFDSLILQHETNIPEQFIWPDHEKPNSQKAKELAVPLVDLRGFLSGRASSAKEASVVVGEACKKHGFFLVTNHGVDASLIVDAHRYMDLFFELPFLDKQRVQRKIGESCGYASSFTGRFSSKLPWKETLSFQFSGEKKSSKIVEEYFEKTMGKEFARLGKVYQEYCNAMSRLSLGIMELLGMSLGVEQSHFKEFFKENDSIMRLNYYPPCQKPDLTLGTGPHCDPTSLTILHQDTVGGLEVFIDNEWRSIAPNLNTFVVNIGDTFMALSNGQYRSCLHRAVVNNKIHRKSLAFFLCPKKDKVVSPPDELVDEKNPRIYPDFTWSTFLEFTQKHYRADMNTLQAFTNWIQQKNS from the exons ATGCCTTCTTTGCATAAAGAACACATAAACGCCCAACCGAAACCACTGGTTTTTGATTCTTTGATCCTGCAACATGAAACCAACATACCCGAACAGTTTATATGGCCTGATCATGAGAAACCCAACTCACAAAAAGCCAAGGAACTTGCAGTTCCTTTAGTTGACCTACGAGGCTTTCTTTCTGGACGTGCTAGTTCAGCCAAGGAAGCCTCCGTGGTTGTTGGCGAGGCTTGCAAGAAACATGGTTTCTTCCTAGTCACCAATCATGGTGTTGATGCAAGCCTCATAGTAGATGCTCATAGGTACATGGACCTATTCTTTGAGCTTCCTTTTTTAGACAAACAAAGAGTTCAAAGAAAAATAGGTGAGAGCTGTGGGTATGCAAGCAGCTTCACCGGTAGATTCTCCTCTAAACTACCATGGAAAGAAACACTTTCTTTTCAATTCTCAGGTGaaaaaaaatcatccaaaatAGTGGAGGAGTATTTTGAGAAGACAATGGGAAAAGAATTTGCTCGACTCgg GAAAGTTTACCAAGAATATTGCAATGCCATGAGTAGACTTTCACTAGGAATCATGGAATTACTGGGGATGAGCCTTGGTGTAGAGCAATCGCACTTTAAGGAATTCTTCAAAGAAAACGATTCCATAATGAGGCTAAACTACTACCCACCATGCCAAAAACCAGACCTCACCTTAGGAACAGGCCCTCATTGTGATCCAACATCATTAACAATTCTTCACCAAGATACCGTTGGTGGACTAGAAGTGTTCATAGACAATGAATGGCGTTCAATTGCTCCAAATCTCAATACTTTTGTAGTAAACATCGGTGATACATTCATG GCACTTTCAAATGGACAATACAGAAGTTGCTTACATAGAGCTGTGGTTAACAACAAGATTCATAGGAAATCACTTGCTTTCTTTCTATGTCCAAAAAAGGATAAGGTGGTGAGCCCACCAGACGAACTAGTGGACGAAAAGAACCCCAGAATTTATCCAGATTTTACATGGTCTACGTTTCTTGAATTCACTCAGAAGCATTACCGAGCCGACATGAACACCCTCCAAGCTTTCACCAACTGGATTCAGCAGAAAAACAGCTGA